In one window of Pieris brassicae chromosome 10, ilPieBrab1.1, whole genome shotgun sequence DNA:
- the LOC123715091 gene encoding uncharacterized protein LOC123715091 isoform X1: MRFHVLICVIVAMPINDTKETKTTLPLRQRIQILRNRLKGEIKQQIFENDGAKDKFAFSDENYDYIEQTNDKITPIVDTKFKKHRKRKNVTASIRATTMKDANELSMVTDSPMSTPKLLRSIIKKNMKKPVDIFYRRSFSDIIDEEIPWAHCHYIITPYLTGVKKDVTTSKGLGPKDPTVIRLIQLLSMNTTGMAKEDIYSILYQISHLHIRLFQWDLSPIKMLLNVVIREKTHTFRTLKHSVQTLFSEWKLDISNVSSLLKQTRLFRPPCVRVSDLDGSTKSPRITLYPKKLTQPTKCPDDDDDRIK; encoded by the exons ATGCGTTTTCACGTATTGATTTGTGTCATAGTCG CAATGCCTATTAATGACACcaaagaaacaaaaacaacGTTACCATTACGACAACGTATCCAAATACTAAGAAATCGTCTAAAAGGCGagataaaacaacaaattttCGAAAATGACGGCGCCAAGGATAAATTCGCCTTTTCTGACGAAAACTACGACTATATTGAACAAACAAACGACAAAATCACACCCATAGTAgacacaaaatttaaaaaacacagAAAACGCAAAAATGTCACAGCCTCAATTCGCGCCACCACAATGAAGGACGCTAACGAACTGTCAATGGTGACAGATAGTCCAATGTCAACACCCAAGTTACTACGAtcgataattaaaaagaatatgaAAAAGCCCGTGGATATTTTTTACCGCCGGAGTTTTTCTGACATAATAGATGAAGAAATTCCATGGGCCCACTGTCATTACATAATAACTCCGTACTTAACCGGCGTAAAAAAAGATGTAACTACTTCTAAAGGGTTAGGACCTAAGGATCCCACAGTTatcag attAATTCAACTTCTAAGCATGAACACGACTGGGATGGCGAAGGAAGATATCTACTCGATATTATACCAAATCAGCCATTTGCACATTCGTCTCTTTCAATGGGACCTGTCGCCGattaaaatgcttctaaacGTTGTCATAAGAG AAAAGACCCATACCTTCCGGACTCTGAAGCACAGCGTTCAAACTCTATTCTCCGAGTGGAAGCTGGATATTAGTAATGTCTCCAGCCTTCTTAAACAAACAAGACTTTTCCGTCCGCCCTGCGTCAGGGTATCGGACTTGGATG